One window from the genome of Streptomyces sp. NBC_00708 encodes:
- a CDS encoding SGNH/GDSL hydrolase family protein, whose amino-acid sequence MNSPLNKTFCRTVRGAATAVALASLAVGTTASGAWAASADDPVQYVALGDSMASGPLIPGITGPLACGRSTHNYAHELAASIGASLRDVTCSGAQSKHMTEKQSLSLLDVPMGSAAPQFDALRADTDLVTLTIGGNDAGLVGIAQDCMQLDPTATPCKDKLTEGGVDQVAQRIDAFAPRLGAVLDGIHQRSPQARILVTGYGLYIKPGGCWPLQPVLPVDADFLQGSVNRMNAVIAEQSAAHGAEYVDVATPSKGHDACQAPSDKWVEGYVPTAPAAPLHPNRQGEAAYARIIGAHLQGS is encoded by the coding sequence ATGAACTCGCCCCTGAACAAGACGTTCTGTCGTACCGTCAGAGGAGCTGCCACCGCCGTCGCCCTGGCCTCCCTGGCCGTCGGCACCACCGCGTCCGGCGCCTGGGCGGCGAGCGCCGACGACCCCGTCCAGTACGTGGCGCTCGGCGACTCCATGGCCTCCGGGCCGCTCATCCCGGGCATCACCGGACCGCTGGCCTGCGGCCGTTCCACGCACAACTACGCGCACGAGCTGGCGGCGAGCATCGGCGCCTCGCTGCGCGACGTCACGTGCAGCGGCGCCCAGTCCAAGCACATGACCGAGAAGCAGTCGCTGTCGCTGCTCGACGTGCCCATGGGTTCGGCGGCGCCGCAGTTCGACGCGCTGCGCGCGGACACCGACCTGGTGACCCTGACCATCGGCGGCAACGACGCGGGGCTGGTCGGCATCGCGCAGGACTGCATGCAGCTCGACCCGACCGCCACTCCGTGCAAGGACAAGCTGACGGAGGGCGGGGTCGACCAGGTGGCGCAGCGGATCGACGCGTTCGCGCCGCGCCTCGGAGCCGTACTGGACGGAATCCACCAGCGGTCGCCGCAGGCCAGGATTCTCGTGACGGGCTACGGGCTGTACATCAAGCCGGGCGGCTGCTGGCCGCTGCAGCCCGTGCTGCCGGTGGACGCCGACTTCCTCCAGGGCAGCGTGAACCGGATGAACGCGGTCATCGCCGAGCAGAGCGCCGCGCACGGCGCCGAGTACGTCGACGTCGCCACGCCGAGCAAGGGCCACGACGCCTGCCAGGCGCCGTCCGACAAGTGGGTCGAGGGGTACGTGCCCACCGCTCCGGCCGCCCCGCTGCACCCGAACCGGCAGGGCGAGGCCGCCTACGCCCGGATCATCGGCGCGCACCTCCAGGGGAGCTGA
- a CDS encoding tyrosine-protein phosphatase, with protein MRTHRIAGAVLATALLTGTVIAPAAFAAPAAATASVAQSAVPFTRATATRTADGGHTLSWASPAGSVTVTAVTSPDATTGTALGTAPGSGSLTVAPGTLPEAGRWYFRLIPDSGSPLVVADRSLGLESARNFRDIGGYRTTDGRWVRPGLVYRSSKLSGLTDAEQQRLVSQGLTLDVDLRNVQERHDDPDRLPAGVTYQVADVVSFAHGIRFHDSALMTLAQALAAGLFSGSSDLGQSIGYPFMVNFVGADHAFHDLVTAVATNTSGATVFHCSAGKDRTGWGTAVLLTLLGVPRETVEADFLASNQYTGNPKAVELSWLRAAFAEVDHIYGDFDTYVREGLKLDAATVATLRAKLLTD; from the coding sequence ATGCGTACGCACCGCATCGCCGGCGCCGTCCTCGCCACCGCCCTCCTCACCGGTACGGTCATCGCGCCGGCCGCCTTCGCCGCGCCGGCCGCGGCCACGGCGTCCGTCGCGCAGTCCGCCGTACCGTTCACCCGGGCCACCGCCACGCGCACGGCCGACGGCGGCCACACCCTCTCCTGGGCCTCGCCCGCCGGATCGGTCACCGTCACCGCCGTCACCTCGCCCGACGCCACCACCGGCACCGCGCTCGGCACCGCACCGGGCAGCGGCTCGCTGACCGTCGCGCCGGGCACCCTCCCGGAGGCCGGGCGCTGGTACTTCCGGCTGATCCCGGACAGCGGGAGCCCGCTCGTTGTCGCCGACCGCTCGCTCGGCCTGGAGTCCGCCCGCAACTTCCGGGACATCGGCGGCTACCGCACCACAGATGGGCGCTGGGTGCGGCCCGGCCTGGTCTACCGCTCCAGCAAGCTGAGCGGCCTCACCGACGCCGAGCAGCAGCGGCTGGTCTCCCAGGGGCTCACGCTCGACGTGGACCTGCGCAACGTCCAGGAGCGCCACGACGACCCGGACCGGCTGCCCGCCGGGGTGACGTACCAGGTCGCGGACGTCGTCTCCTTCGCCCACGGCATCCGCTTCCACGACTCGGCCCTGATGACCCTGGCCCAGGCCCTCGCCGCCGGTCTCTTCTCCGGCTCCTCGGACCTCGGCCAGTCCATCGGCTACCCGTTCATGGTCAACTTCGTGGGCGCCGACCACGCCTTCCACGACCTCGTCACGGCCGTCGCCACGAACACCTCCGGCGCCACGGTCTTCCACTGCAGCGCGGGCAAGGACCGCACCGGCTGGGGCACGGCCGTCCTGCTCACGCTGCTCGGCGTCCCCCGGGAGACGGTCGAGGCGGACTTCCTGGCAAGCAACCAGTACACCGGCAATCCGAAGGCCGTGGAACTGAGCTGGCTGCGCGCCGCGTTCGCCGAGGTGGACCACATCTACGGCGACTTCGACACGTACGTACGCGAGGGGCTGAAGCTCGACGCGGCGACCGTGGCGACCCTGCGGGCGAAGCTGCTGACCGACTGA
- a CDS encoding helix-turn-helix domain-containing protein — MSIAGRPVAGRLRARVPALTARVVARLLSDLPVYAELPHEEIAGDIADIVQHNLRLFADVLEHRRAVTDDELAQQRDSAAQRAEEGVPLDAILTAYQVGVAMCWEETAQDAGPGDLPDVLEIMDRILVLQQQLTSAVSGAYLEARQILDSQEHGGRHALMAALLTGEDLDGFTRRTGLRPAARYLTMTLALAPHPDETGAGPAPGPGAGVAARRKIRRIRAALDRYAGTPALTALDASGGTVLLPVAEPPPWDGPGGLCDLIAGATRAAGVPVTAAAETASPAGVPAAVARNGEIVDLVARTGRAPGLYRLADVLLEYQLSRPSEALRGLAGLLSPLDAKPELLHTLETYLGHGLDRRAAAAALHVHPNTVDYRIRRIDRLTGLSPARPADLQHLSAALVARRSV; from the coding sequence CTGTCGATCGCCGGGCGCCCGGTGGCGGGCCGGCTGCGGGCCCGCGTCCCCGCCCTGACCGCCCGGGTCGTCGCCCGGCTGCTGAGCGATCTGCCGGTCTACGCGGAGCTGCCGCACGAGGAGATCGCCGGCGATATCGCGGACATCGTCCAGCACAATCTGCGGCTCTTCGCGGACGTCCTCGAACACCGCAGGGCCGTCACGGACGACGAACTGGCCCAGCAGCGCGACTCGGCGGCCCAGCGCGCCGAGGAGGGCGTGCCGCTGGACGCCATCCTGACCGCCTATCAGGTCGGCGTCGCCATGTGCTGGGAGGAGACCGCGCAGGACGCCGGGCCCGGGGACCTGCCCGACGTGCTGGAGATCATGGACCGCATCCTGGTCCTCCAGCAGCAGCTGACCTCGGCGGTGAGCGGCGCCTATCTGGAGGCCCGGCAGATCCTGGACAGCCAGGAGCACGGCGGCCGGCACGCGCTGATGGCCGCGCTGCTGACCGGCGAGGACCTGGACGGCTTCACCCGGCGCACCGGCCTGCGCCCGGCCGCCCGCTATCTGACGATGACGCTCGCGCTGGCGCCGCACCCGGACGAGACGGGGGCGGGTCCTGCGCCGGGCCCCGGTGCGGGGGTGGCCGCCCGGCGCAAGATACGCCGCATCCGGGCGGCCCTGGACCGGTACGCCGGGACGCCCGCGCTGACCGCGCTGGACGCGTCCGGCGGCACCGTGCTGCTGCCCGTCGCGGAGCCGCCGCCGTGGGACGGGCCCGGCGGGCTGTGCGACCTGATCGCCGGCGCGACCCGGGCGGCGGGGGTCCCCGTCACGGCCGCCGCCGAGACCGCCTCACCGGCCGGGGTGCCGGCGGCGGTGGCCCGCAACGGCGAGATCGTGGACCTGGTGGCCCGTACCGGACGGGCGCCCGGCCTCTACCGGCTGGCCGACGTGCTCCTGGAGTACCAGCTCAGCCGGCCCAGCGAGGCGCTGCGCGGGCTCGCGGGGCTCCTGAGTCCGCTCGACGCCAAACCGGAACTGCTGCACACCCTGGAGACGTACCTCGGGCACGGGCTGGACCGCCGGGCCGCGGCGGCTGCGCTGCACGTCCACCCCAACACCGTCGACTACCGCATCCGCCGCATCGACCGCCTCACCGGTCTCTCCCCGGCCCGCCCCGCCGACCTCCAGCACCTGAGCGCGGCGCTGGTCGCGCGGCGCTCGGTGTGA
- a CDS encoding class I SAM-dependent methyltransferase: MSGQLVREGYSGTGPGAITPDGCAVELYTRLAVGDEPDVIEAAVPAGAHILELGCGVGRVTRPLIERGFRITGVDESPQMLERVRGARTVCAPIESLDLGEETFDVVMLASFLVHAGDHEVRDGLLRTCRRYVRDGGVVLIQREGADYHVAPRERADAAGYTVRIVSSEPVGDGVRSVRAEYEFPDARWTQTFRSRPLTKEEFEEHLEAAGLKVDRYLTDDGIWVRAVPV, encoded by the coding sequence ATGAGCGGACAACTGGTACGTGAGGGCTACTCGGGGACCGGGCCGGGCGCCATCACCCCGGACGGCTGCGCGGTCGAGCTGTACACCCGGCTGGCCGTGGGCGACGAACCGGACGTGATCGAGGCGGCCGTCCCCGCCGGTGCGCACATCCTGGAACTGGGCTGCGGGGTGGGCCGGGTGACGCGTCCGCTGATCGAGCGCGGCTTCCGGATAACCGGCGTGGACGAGTCGCCGCAGATGCTGGAGCGGGTGCGCGGCGCGCGGACGGTGTGCGCCCCGATCGAGTCGCTGGACCTCGGCGAGGAGACCTTCGACGTCGTCATGCTCGCGTCCTTCCTCGTGCACGCGGGCGACCACGAGGTGCGCGACGGGCTGCTGCGGACCTGCCGTCGGTACGTGCGCGACGGAGGCGTGGTGCTCATCCAGCGCGAGGGGGCCGACTACCACGTCGCCCCGCGGGAGCGCGCCGATGCGGCCGGTTACACCGTGCGTATCGTCTCCTCGGAGCCGGTCGGCGACGGGGTGCGCTCGGTGCGCGCGGAGTACGAGTTCCCCGACGCCCGGTGGACGCAGACGTTCCGCTCCCGGCCGCTGACGAAGGAGGAGTTCGAAGAGCACCTGGAGGCGGCCGGGCTGAAAGTGGACCGCTATCTCACGGACGACGGTATCTGGGTGCGGGCCGTGCCCGTGTAG
- a CDS encoding SPFH domain-containing protein, producing MVQDLLIAVVAAAAVGALYLAAAARVVRQYERGVVLRLGRLRDEVRPPGFTMVLPGVDRLRKVNMQIVTMPVPAQDGITRDNVTVRVDAVIYFKVVDPASAVVEVEDYRFAVSQMAQTSLRSIIGKSDLDDLLSNREKLNQGLELMIDSPAVGWGVQIDRVEIKDVSLPETMKRSMARQAEADRERRARVINADAELQASKKLAEAASEMSTQPAALQLRLLQTVVAVAAEKNSTLVLPFPVELLRFLERAQQQGPPPEAVRPPERGESSSPGAGDGAQPPAPGAPESRPLTDGSPEPADSDAPAPRSSAARSEASARAAAGPRTNAEPYARH from the coding sequence ATGGTCCAGGACCTCTTGATCGCGGTGGTCGCGGCAGCGGCGGTGGGCGCCCTGTATCTCGCGGCGGCCGCCCGGGTCGTCAGGCAGTACGAACGGGGGGTGGTCCTCAGACTGGGCCGGCTCCGCGACGAGGTGCGCCCGCCGGGGTTCACCATGGTGCTGCCCGGTGTCGACCGGCTCCGCAAGGTCAACATGCAGATCGTCACCATGCCCGTGCCTGCCCAGGACGGCATTACCCGGGACAACGTCACGGTCCGGGTGGACGCGGTCATCTACTTCAAGGTGGTCGACCCGGCGAGCGCGGTCGTCGAGGTCGAGGACTACCGCTTCGCGGTCTCGCAGATGGCGCAGACCTCGCTGCGGTCGATCATCGGCAAGAGCGATCTGGACGACCTCCTCTCCAACCGCGAGAAGCTGAACCAGGGCCTGGAGCTGATGATCGACAGCCCCGCGGTCGGCTGGGGCGTCCAGATCGACCGGGTCGAGATCAAGGACGTGTCCCTGCCGGAGACCATGAAGCGCTCCATGGCCCGCCAGGCCGAGGCCGACCGTGAACGGCGAGCCCGTGTCATCAACGCGGACGCGGAGCTCCAGGCGTCCAAGAAGCTGGCCGAGGCGGCGTCGGAGATGTCCACCCAGCCGGCCGCGCTCCAGCTGCGACTGCTCCAGACCGTGGTGGCGGTCGCGGCCGAGAAGAACTCCACCCTCGTGCTGCCGTTCCCGGTGGAGCTGCTGCGCTTCCTGGAACGCGCCCAGCAGCAGGGGCCGCCGCCCGAGGCCGTGCGGCCTCCGGAGCGGGGCGAGTCGTCGTCGCCGGGCGCCGGTGACGGTGCGCAGCCCCCTGCCCCCGGCGCGCCGGAGTCCCGGCCGCTCACCGACGGCAGCCCGGAGCCGGCGGACTCCGATGCGCCGGCGCCCCGGTCGTCCGCCGCCCGCTCCGAGGCCTCCGCTCGGGCCGCGGCAGGGCCCCGCACGAACGCGGAGCCGTACGCCCGGCACTGA
- the coaE gene encoding dephospho-CoA kinase has translation MLKVGLTGGIGAGKSEVSRLLVGHGAVLVDADRIAREVVEPGTPGLAAVVEEFGPGILTPEGTLDRPALGAIVFADPDRLAALNAIVHPLVRDRSAELEKAAGPDSVVVHDVPLLTENGLAPLYDLVVVVDAAPETQLDRLVRLRGMTEADARARMAAQATREQRRAVADLVIDNDGPVEELEAQVRTVWAELARRAANAG, from the coding sequence ATGCTGAAAGTGGGCCTGACCGGGGGCATCGGAGCCGGTAAGAGCGAAGTGTCCCGGCTGCTCGTCGGCCACGGTGCCGTCCTCGTCGACGCGGACCGCATCGCCCGGGAGGTCGTCGAGCCCGGCACGCCCGGTCTCGCCGCCGTCGTCGAGGAGTTCGGCCCCGGCATCCTGACCCCGGAAGGCACCCTGGACCGGCCCGCGCTCGGCGCGATCGTCTTCGCCGACCCGGACCGCCTCGCCGCGCTCAACGCGATCGTCCACCCCCTCGTCCGCGACCGCTCCGCCGAACTGGAGAAGGCCGCCGGACCGGACTCCGTGGTCGTCCACGACGTGCCCCTCCTCACCGAGAACGGCCTCGCCCCCCTCTACGACCTGGTCGTCGTGGTCGACGCCGCCCCGGAGACCCAGCTCGACCGGCTCGTCCGGCTGCGCGGCATGACCGAGGCGGACGCCCGCGCCCGCATGGCCGCCCAGGCCACCCGCGAGCAGCGGCGCGCCGTCGCCGACCTGGTCATCGACAACGACGGACCGGTCGAGGAGCTGGAGGCGCAGGTCCGCACGGTCTGGGCGGAGCTGGCACGCCGGGCGGCGAACGCGGGCTGA
- a CDS encoding SWIM zinc finger family protein translates to MSPAPRRRPDSARPGARSRPGPDDLRRTFEAVPVRTSGEGEPFAESWWGRAWVTALESLSMDGPRLARGRDYADAGHVAAITVTPGHVVAYVHGSRPRPYRAELRLRAFADPDWDTLLDAVAARPGHLAALLAKEMPHSLAETATAAGMTLLPAPGDLDPACTCPDRGRPCKHVAALSYQMALLLDTDPFVLLLLRGRGERELLEELGRRNAAHSARERPPAPDTPSVPAEEALAARFLPPLPAPFPVDPHPGRPPAYPALPGARDPLALDQLATDAAARAHALLTTGRDPLAGLTTWQDAVRLAASGPTAGLTATTRALYRELASATGRNTTDLARAVAAWRQGEAEGLAVLETPWDPPAGPFDRARPALAAAGFPRFQPWRNQLTHPGHAFQLRFGRDGRWYGYESDLGEDDWWPRAAPDTDPVGALLELTGG, encoded by the coding sequence ATGAGCCCCGCGCCCCGCCGCCGCCCGGACAGCGCCCGCCCCGGAGCCCGTTCCCGTCCCGGGCCCGACGATCTGCGGCGCACCTTCGAGGCCGTTCCGGTGCGCACCTCCGGCGAGGGCGAGCCGTTCGCCGAGAGCTGGTGGGGCCGGGCCTGGGTGACGGCGCTCGAATCCCTCTCGATGGACGGCCCGCGCCTGGCCAGGGGCCGGGACTACGCGGACGCCGGGCACGTCGCCGCGATCACCGTCACGCCGGGGCACGTCGTCGCCTACGTGCACGGCAGCCGCCCCCGCCCGTACCGCGCCGAGCTGCGGCTGCGGGCGTTCGCCGACCCCGACTGGGACACCCTGCTGGACGCGGTCGCCGCGCGCCCCGGCCACCTCGCCGCGCTGCTCGCCAAGGAGATGCCGCACTCCCTGGCGGAGACCGCGACCGCCGCCGGCATGACCCTGCTGCCCGCCCCGGGCGACCTCGACCCCGCCTGCACCTGCCCCGACCGGGGCAGGCCCTGCAAGCACGTCGCGGCCCTCAGCTACCAGATGGCCCTCCTGCTGGACACCGACCCGTTCGTCCTGCTCCTGCTGCGCGGCCGGGGCGAGCGCGAACTCCTGGAGGAGCTGGGCCGGCGCAATGCCGCGCACTCCGCCCGGGAGCGGCCCCCCGCCCCCGACACCCCGTCCGTGCCCGCCGAAGAGGCGCTGGCCGCCCGCTTCCTGCCGCCCCTGCCCGCCCCCTTCCCGGTGGACCCGCACCCGGGCCGCCCACCCGCCTACCCCGCGCTGCCCGGGGCCCGGGACCCCCTCGCCCTGGACCAGCTCGCCACGGACGCGGCGGCCCGCGCCCACGCCCTGCTGACCACCGGCCGCGACCCGCTCGCCGGGCTCACCACCTGGCAGGACGCCGTCCGTCTCGCGGCGTCCGGACCCACCGCCGGGCTCACCGCCACCACCCGCGCCCTCTACCGGGAGCTGGCCTCCGCCACCGGCCGCAACACCACGGACCTGGCCCGCGCCGTGGCCGCCTGGCGGCAGGGCGAGGCCGAGGGTCTTGCGGTCCTGGAGACGCCGTGGGACCCCCCGGCGGGCCCCTTCGACCGGGCCCGCCCGGCGCTCGCGGCGGCCGGCTTCCCCCGCTTCCAGCCCTGGCGCAACCAGCTCACCCACCCGGGCCACGCCTTCCAGCTCCGCTTCGGCCGCGACGGCCGCTGGTACGGCTACGAGTCGGACCTGGGCGAGGACGACTGGTGGCCGCGCGCCGCACCGGACACCGACCCGGTCGGCGCCCTCCTGGAGCTGACCGGCGGCTGA
- a CDS encoding DUF6343 family protein: MRTGNEPTTARSPLRMRLWLSLWGLAWAVFGVTAFAVNGRAGWAAVCGVLLVLVVVDLCFVVHRLRQGAHYQPGRSVPPYEPDHGPRGGKGPPPGTP, from the coding sequence ATGCGTACCGGCAATGAACCGACGACCGCCCGCAGCCCGCTGCGGATGCGGCTCTGGCTGAGTCTGTGGGGCCTGGCCTGGGCCGTCTTCGGTGTGACGGCCTTCGCCGTGAACGGCCGCGCCGGCTGGGCAGCGGTCTGCGGAGTGCTGCTCGTGCTGGTCGTCGTCGACCTGTGCTTCGTCGTGCACCGGCTGCGCCAGGGCGCGCACTACCAGCCGGGCCGCTCCGTACCGCCGTACGAACCCGACCACGGGCCGCGCGGCGGCAAGGGCCCGCCCCCGGGCACGCCCTAG
- a CDS encoding SNF2-related protein, whose product MTTAPPPQDADDSRLLRCAAVFLPGTPPRRGRVAFWDPADAPLPETAGARSEAITVVRPSGAGGEVRTQDVPALLLPVDAALPLLARARHLRSAHPATRAWGAAALHALHLVAGGRMLPGLTADDHDAWRAGPREAGDVAHLRAVAAALPWEGHAVPLPDRTPLRLPDPEALTGAFLDAVADTLPRTPAAAFAMGAPFAAAEPQHLPGAREWAVEVASGLDAGVRVSLRLDLSAYELFDTAGPGEATGETARHAAAAVTQVHSLADPTYVVDAAALWAGDAGEPFGPRARIDTALALRRAARVWAPLERLLDQPVPDVLAMGEDELYELLGDAGARLAAAGVGVHWPRELARTLTATAVVRPAPGTATDGTAFFDAEQLFAFDWQLALGEQRLTEAEMDVLAEAHRPVVRLRDQWVVVDPALVRKARKRELGLLDPVDALAVALTGSAEVDGEQVEAVPAGTLAELRTRLLTDDPVPAPPPGLHATLRDYQLRGLAWLDRMTSLGLGGCLADDMGLGKTITLIALHLHRAHPAPTLVICPASLLGNWHREINRFAPGVPVRRFHGTGRTLAAADGGFVLTTYGTMRSSAAELAAHRWGLVVADEAQHVKNPHSSTAKALRTIPSPARVALTGTPVENNLSELWALLDWTTPGLLGPLKAFRARHARIVENTGTAAGLGNDEAVERLSRLVRPFLLRRKKSDPGIAPELPPKTETDHPVFLTREQATLYEATVRETMAYIEASEGIARRGLIMKLLASLKQICNHPAQYLKEDAARLTGRSGKLALLDELLDTILAEDGSVLVFTQYVTMARLLSAHLTARAIPSQLLHGGTPVAERERMVDRFQSGEVPVFLLSLKAAGTGLNLTRAAHVIHYDRWWNPAVEEQATDRAYRIGQTQPVQVHRLIAEGTVEDRIGEMLLAKRALADAVLGSGESALTELSDRDLADLVSLRRPS is encoded by the coding sequence GTGACCACCGCACCGCCGCCGCAGGACGCGGACGACAGCCGCCTGCTGCGCTGCGCCGCCGTCTTCCTCCCCGGTACGCCCCCGCGCCGGGGACGCGTCGCCTTCTGGGACCCGGCCGATGCCCCGCTCCCCGAGACCGCCGGAGCCCGGAGCGAGGCGATCACGGTCGTCCGCCCGTCCGGGGCCGGCGGCGAGGTGCGTACGCAGGACGTGCCCGCGCTCCTGCTCCCCGTCGACGCGGCCCTGCCCCTGCTCGCGCGCGCCCGCCACCTGCGCTCCGCGCACCCGGCGACCCGCGCCTGGGGGGCCGCCGCCCTGCACGCGCTGCACCTGGTGGCCGGTGGCCGCATGCTCCCCGGGCTGACGGCCGACGACCACGACGCCTGGCGGGCCGGCCCCCGCGAGGCCGGGGACGTCGCCCACCTGCGCGCGGTGGCCGCCGCCCTGCCCTGGGAGGGGCACGCCGTCCCGCTGCCCGACCGGACCCCCCTCCGGCTGCCCGACCCCGAGGCGCTGACCGGGGCCTTCCTCGACGCGGTCGCGGACACCCTGCCCCGGACGCCCGCCGCCGCGTTCGCCATGGGCGCCCCGTTCGCGGCGGCCGAGCCCCAGCATCTGCCCGGTGCGCGGGAGTGGGCTGTGGAGGTGGCCTCGGGACTGGACGCCGGGGTGCGGGTGTCCCTGCGCCTGGACCTCTCCGCGTACGAACTCTTCGACACGGCCGGCCCCGGCGAGGCGACGGGCGAGACCGCACGGCACGCCGCCGCGGCCGTCACCCAGGTGCACAGCCTCGCCGACCCCACCTACGTGGTCGACGCCGCGGCCCTGTGGGCCGGTGACGCGGGCGAACCCTTCGGCCCCCGGGCCCGGATCGACACCGCGCTCGCGCTGCGCCGCGCCGCCCGCGTCTGGGCCCCGCTCGAACGGCTGCTGGACCAGCCGGTCCCCGACGTGCTGGCCATGGGAGAGGACGAGCTCTACGAGCTGCTGGGCGACGCCGGGGCCCGGCTGGCCGCCGCCGGGGTCGGCGTCCACTGGCCCAGGGAGCTGGCCCGCACCCTCACCGCGACGGCCGTGGTGCGGCCCGCGCCCGGGACGGCCACGGACGGCACCGCGTTCTTCGACGCCGAACAGCTCTTCGCGTTCGACTGGCAGCTCGCGCTGGGCGAGCAGCGGCTCACCGAGGCCGAGATGGACGTGCTCGCCGAGGCCCACCGCCCCGTGGTCCGGTTGCGGGACCAGTGGGTCGTCGTCGACCCCGCGCTCGTCCGCAAGGCACGCAAGCGGGAGCTGGGCCTGCTCGACCCGGTGGACGCCCTCGCGGTCGCGCTGACCGGCAGCGCCGAGGTGGACGGCGAACAGGTCGAGGCGGTGCCCGCCGGCACGCTGGCGGAGCTGCGTACGCGCCTGCTCACCGACGACCCCGTACCCGCCCCGCCGCCAGGACTCCACGCGACGCTCCGCGACTACCAGCTGCGCGGGCTGGCCTGGCTGGACCGGATGACCTCGCTGGGCCTCGGCGGCTGCCTCGCCGACGACATGGGCCTCGGCAAGACGATCACCCTGATCGCCCTCCACCTCCACCGCGCCCACCCCGCGCCCACGCTGGTCATCTGCCCCGCCTCCCTGCTGGGCAACTGGCACCGCGAGATCAACCGCTTCGCCCCCGGCGTCCCCGTGCGCAGATTCCACGGCACGGGCCGCACCCTCGCCGCAGCCGACGGCGGTTTCGTCCTCACCACGTACGGCACGATGCGTTCCAGCGCGGCCGAACTGGCCGCCCACCGCTGGGGACTGGTCGTCGCCGACGAGGCGCAGCACGTCAAGAACCCGCACTCCTCCACCGCGAAGGCGCTCCGCACCATCCCCTCCCCGGCGCGGGTCGCCCTGACCGGCACCCCCGTGGAGAACAACCTCTCCGAGCTGTGGGCGCTGCTCGACTGGACGACGCCCGGACTGCTCGGCCCCCTCAAGGCGTTCCGGGCCCGGCACGCCCGGATCGTGGAGAACACCGGTACGGCGGCGGGCCTCGGCAACGACGAGGCGGTGGAGCGGCTGTCCCGGCTGGTCCGGCCGTTCCTGCTGCGCCGCAAGAAGTCCGACCCGGGCATCGCGCCCGAGCTGCCCCCCAAGACGGAGACCGACCACCCCGTCTTCCTCACCCGCGAGCAGGCCACGCTGTACGAGGCCACCGTGCGCGAGACCATGGCGTACATCGAGGCGTCCGAGGGCATCGCGCGGCGCGGCCTGATCATGAAGCTGCTGGCCTCGCTCAAGCAGATCTGCAACCACCCCGCGCAGTATCTGAAGGAGGACGCGGCCCGGCTCACCGGACGCTCCGGGAAGCTCGCCCTCCTGGACGAACTCCTCGACACGATCCTCGCCGAGGACGGCTCGGTGCTGGTCTTCACCCAGTACGTGACGATGGCCCGGCTGCTGTCCGCCCATCTGACCGCCCGCGCGATTCCCTCGCAGCTCCTGCACGGCGGCACCCCGGTGGCCGAGCGGGAGAGGATGGTCGACCGCTTCCAGTCCGGCGAGGTCCCCGTCTTCCTGCTCTCCCTCAAGGCGGCGGGCACGGGTCTCAACCTCACCCGGGCCGCCCATGTCATCCACTACGACCGCTGGTGGAACCCGGCCGTCGAGGAGCAGGCCACGGACCGGGCGTACCGCATCGGCCAGACCCAGCCCGTCCAGGTGCACCGGCTGATCGCCGAGGGCACGGTGGAGGACCGCATCGGCGAGATGCTGCTCGCCAAGCGGGCGCTGGCCGACGCCGTCCTCGGCAGCGGCGAGAGCGCGCTGACCGAGCTGAGCGACCGCGACCTGGCCGACCTCGTCTCCCTCCGGAGGCCGTCATGA
- a CDS encoding tetratricopeptide repeat protein: protein MPERTPETDVIDFRAAEQLLAARDPRGAVRLLDSVIAAHPENTAARLLRARAFFAAAQLRPAELEFELVLEREPDNAFAHFALARTFERSGHPDRARRHFRLAAALDPKPEYLKAARFED from the coding sequence GTGCCCGAGAGGACCCCGGAAACCGACGTCATCGACTTCCGCGCGGCGGAGCAGCTGCTCGCCGCGCGCGATCCCCGGGGTGCGGTGCGGCTGCTCGACTCGGTGATCGCCGCCCACCCCGAGAACACGGCTGCCCGGCTGCTGCGCGCCCGCGCCTTCTTCGCGGCGGCGCAGCTGCGTCCCGCGGAGCTGGAATTCGAGCTGGTGCTGGAGCGGGAGCCGGACAACGCCTTCGCGCACTTCGCCCTTGCCCGCACCTTCGAGCGCTCCGGCCACCCGGACCGGGCCAGGCGCCACTTCAGGCTGGCGGCGGCGCTCGACCCGAAGCCGGAGTATCTGAAGGCCGCCCGCTTCGAGGACTAG